The following proteins are encoded in a genomic region of Coffea eugenioides isolate CCC68of chromosome 6, Ceug_1.0, whole genome shotgun sequence:
- the LOC113776459 gene encoding mitochondrial inner membrane protease subunit 2 — protein sequence MGTRNFLWNSAKKFFTIGLIGLTVSDRYFSIVPVRGYSMSPTFNPQISSSTGSLTDDRVLVEKFCLEKYKFSCGDVVVFCSPSNHREMHIKRITALPGDWISTPHSYDAIVVPKGHCWVEGDNSVFSLDSRSFGPIPLGLVHGRVTHIVWPPQRVGKVDKRIPQEHLPF from the exons ATGGGGACTCGAAATTTTTTATGGAACTCGGCTAAGAAGTTTTTCACCATTGGCCTCATAGGCCTTACGGTATCTGACCGGTATTTTAGCATTGTTCCTGTTCGAGGTTATTCAATGTCTCctacttttaatccccaaatcaGCAGTTCTACAGGATCCTTGACTG ATGACCGTGTCCTTGTGGAGAAATTTTGCCTCGAAAAGTACAAGTTCTCATGTGGTGATGTGGTGGTCTTCTG CTCTCCTAGTAATCATAGGGAAATGCATATAAAGAGAATAACTGCCCTACCTGGTGACTGGATCAGTACTCCTCACTCTTACGATGCTATTGTGGTCCCGAAAGGGCATTGCTGGGTTGAGGGTGACAATTCAGTGTTTAGTTTGGACTCAAGATCCTTTGGACCG ATTCCTTTGGGTTTGGTTCATGGAAGGGTCACACATATTGTCTGGCCTCCCCAAAGAGTTGGTAAAGTTGACAAAAGAATCCCTCAGGAGCATTTgcctttctaa
- the LOC113776458 gene encoding probable inactive leucine-rich repeat receptor-like protein kinase At3g03770 has product MGKEVGHAALVLFFALSVLVGHSEKLQSSQAQTLLRIQQFLNFPVSLNGWKNDTDFCNSEPRSTLTVVCYEESITQLHIIGEKETNKLSKNFSIDSFVTTLVKLPNLKVLRLVSLGLWGALPDKLSRLSSLEILDISSNFFYGTIPRGILSLTGLQALILDGNMFNGRFPDELGSLSVLTVLSMRNNSCSGSLPDSLGSLENLRILALSNNNFSGEVPDLRKLENLQVLDLENNSLGPQFPPVNKKIVSLVLRKNKFTYGIPDEVKSFYQLDHLDVSSNKFVGPFPSYLLSMPSITYLDISANRFTGMLFEDVSCNTELKFVNLSANLLTGRVPSCLLSNSRNRIFQYAANCLATKDVTQQPNSYCQNQALAVGILPHHRRQKEASKIILALSISGSTIGAVLLLALAFVLARKFLAKNEAQKLPVRIIEENASTGYTSKILSDARYITQAMKLGAIGLPAYRTFSLEELEEATNNFDTSSFIGEGSCGQMYRGQMTDGTYVAIRCLKMKRRHSTQDFLHHIELISKLRHQHLVSALGHCFECYLDDSSVSRIFLVFEYVPNGTLRSWISDRRAGSKLNWTQRIAAAIGVAKGIQFLHTGIVPGIFPNYLKITDILLDQNLVAKVSSYNLPLLAEHMGKDDVHSSNTSTQLKNLRVMHQEKFDIYDFGIILLKIISGRPIISEREVVVLKDQLQAVITADDASRKRVVDPAVSDACSDESLKTMIEICCKCLLQNPADRPSVEDILWNLQFAAQVQDGWRGESFHSSDGSPVSSFKPPHQRLTIPWH; this is encoded by the exons ATGGGAAAAGAGGTAGGCCATGCAGCGCTGGTTCTGTTTTTTGCATTGTCAGTCTTAGTTGGCCATTCAGAAAAATTGCAGTCATCCCAGGCACAAACTCTTTTAAGGATTCAACAGTTTTTGAATTTTCCTGTGTCTTTGAATGGCTGGAAGAATGATACAGATTTCTGCAATTCAGAACCAAGGTCCACTCTTACAGTAGTCTGCTATGAGGAAAGCATAACTCAGCTGCATATAATTGGGGAGAAAGAGACTAATAAGCTTTCTAAGAACTTCTCTATTGATTCATTTGTTACTACACTGGTTAAACTTCCCAATTTGAAGGTCCTCAGGTTGGTTTCTTTGGGTTTATGGGGGGCATTACCAGATAAACTTTCCCGCTTGTCATCTCTGGAAATATTGGACATAAGTTCGAATTTCTTTTACGGTACCATACCTCGAGGAATATTGTCATTAACAGGTCTCCAAGCTCTCATACTTGATGGCAATATGTTTAATGGTAGATTTCCTGATGAGCTGGGATCACTATCAGTTTTGACAGTTTTGAGTATGAGAAATAATTCTTGTAGTGGATCTCTGCCCGATTCCCTAGGAAGTTTGGAAAATCTAAGAATCCTTGCCTTATCCAATAACAATTTCTCTGGAGAAGTGCCTGATCTTAGAAAGTTGGAAAACCTTCAGGTTCTAGACTTGGAAAACAATTCTCTTGGACCTCAATTTCCTCCAGTTAATAAAAAAATTGTAAGCCTTGTACTGAGGAAAAATAAATTTACCTATGGCATTCCAGATGAAGTGAAATCCTTCTATCAGCTTGATCACCTAGATGTGTCATCCAACAAATTTGTGGGGCCATTTCCATCATATCTTCTGTCCATGCCATCAATTACATACCTGGATATTTCAGCTAATAGATTTACTGGAATGCTTTTCGAAGATGTGTCTTGCAATACTGAACTTAAGTTTGTGAATTTGTCTGCTAATCTGTTGACTGGGAGGGTGCCTAGCTGTCTACTGTCCAATTCAAGAAACAGGATTTTTCAATATGCTGCAAATTGTTTGGCAACGAAGGATGTAACTCAACAACCGAACTCATATTGTCAGAATCAAGCTTTGGCTGTGGGAATCCTGCCTCATCATAGAAGGCAAAAGGAAGCTTCAAAAATAATCCTGGCCTTGAGCATATCTGGAAGTACTATAGGTGCAGTTCTACTACTCGCTCTAGCTTTTGTTCTTGCAAGAAAATTTCTTGCAAAGAATGAAGCACAAAAGCTTCCTGTTAGAATAATAGAAGAAAATGCCTCAACAGGGTACACTTCAAAAATACTTTCAGATGCAA GATATATTACACAAGCAATGAAGCTTGGAGCAATTGGTCTTCCAGCCTACAGGACCTTTTCACTGGAAGAGCTTGAGGAGGCAACTAACAACTTTGACACATCATCCTTCATAGGGGAAGGCTCTTGTGGTCAG ATGTACAGAGGCCAGATGACGGATGGTACCTACGTTGCTATTAGATGcctgaaaatgaaaagaaggcACAGCACTCAAGATTTCTTGCATCACATTGAATTAATATCGAAACTAAGACATCAGCATCTGGTCAGTGCTCTTGGCCACTGCTTCGAGTGTTACTTGGATGATTCAAGTGTGAGCAGAATATTCCTTGTCTTTGAATATGTTCCAAATGGGACATTGAGGAGCTGGATATCAG ATAGACGTGCCGGATCGAAACTTAATTGGACACAACGTATTGCAGCTGCAATTGGGGTAGCAAAGGGTATACAATTCCTGCATACAGGAATAGTGCCTGGTATCTTTccaaattatttgaaaataacAGATATTCTATTGGATCAGAACCTTGTTGCAAAAGTTAGTAGCTATAACCTGCCTTTGCTAGCAGAGCATATGGGAAAG GATGATGTTCATAGTTCGAATACATCTACACAGTTGAAGAACCTAAG GGTAATGCATCAAGAAAAGTTCGATATCTATGACTTTGGGATAATATTGCTGAAGATCATCTCTGGAAGGCCAATAATTTCCGAGAGAGAAGTGGTGGTTCTCAAAGATCAG CTACAAGCAGTCATTACAGCAGATGATGCATCCAGAAAGAGAGTGGTCGATCCGGCTGTTAGTGATGCATGTTCAGACGAATCACTGAAAACTATGATCGAGATTTGCTGCAAATGTTTGCTCCAGAATCCTGCAGATAGACCTTCAGTTGAGGATATCCTCTGGAATTTGCAATTTGCTGCTCAGGTTCAGGATGGATGGAGAGGGGAGTCCTTCCACAGCAGTGACGGCTCTCCAGTTTCATCCTTCAAACCTCCACACCAACGACTCACAATTCCTTGGCATTAG
- the LOC113774200 gene encoding uncharacterized protein LOC113774200: MRVQIARLPYAHPHSGERYYLRMLLHKIRDGRSFEHVRTIDGVVHPTFKAACAALGLRDDANEWNEALAEASTWRHWKSMTDDLQYQIRRDMGNSQIRIEDDELQNLELVELELILNKNCQSLLDFSPMPLPSFENAQFSMNRLVREELDYDFTSEQQLFDNLYASLNEDQLKAYDLIMESYTHNHGGLFFVYGSGGIGKTYLWRTLIARVRSQRKIVLSVASSGIATILLLGGRTAHSHFKIPINLDKSSSCSINKNFDLAKLIRETSLIIWDETPMTHRHGFEAVDRTLKDILKLSENDSEDRIFRGKLVVLGGDFRQTLPIVSKGRREATVSATIMFRNKMECKDVIGLVVSVGSHYQTSINDKTKCDILLLDKRFENDKYAQKLVHGCGHAILQCPKHC, translated from the exons ATGAGAGTCCAGATTGCAAGGCTACCATATGCACATCCTCATTCTGGTGAGCGATACTATTTGAGAATGTTGCTGCATAAAATTCGTGATGGACGAAGTTTTGAACATGTGAGAACTATTGATGGAGTTGTGCATCCAACATTCAAAGCTGCATGTGCAGCCCTTGGTCTTCGAGATGATGCTAATGAGTGGAATGAAGCTTTAGCTGAAGCATCTACATGG CGTCACTGGAAAAGTATGACAGATGATTTGCAATATCAGATCAGAAGGGATATGGGAAACTCTCAAATACGCATTGAAGATGATGAGTTACAAAATTTGGAATTAGTTGAACTCGAActcattttgaataaaaattgtCAATCTTTATTAGATTTTTCACCAATGCCATTGCCGTCATTTGAAAATgctcagttttccatgaatagACTTGTAAGAGAAGAGCTTGATTATGATTTTACATCAGAGCAGcaattatttgataatttatatgctagtttgaATGAGGATCAATTGAAAGCATATGATCTTATTATGGAATCATACACACATAATCACGGAGGACTATTTTTTGTGTATGGAAGTGGTGGGATAGGTAAAACTTATTTATGGAGAACATTGATTGCTCGAGTTAGATCGCAAAGAAAAATTGTTCTTTCAGTTGCATCATCAGGCATTGCTACAATACTCTTACTGGGTGGAAGGACAGCGCATTCACATTTCAAAATTCCTATTAATTTGGATAAGTCATCAAGTTGTTCAATCAATAAAAATTTTGACTTAGCCAAATTAATTAGAGAGACATCTTTGATAATTTGGGACGAAACTCCAATGACACATCGACATGGATTTGAAGCGGTGGATAGAACTTTAAAGGATATCTTAAAGTTGAGTGAAAATGATTCTGAGGATCGTATTTTCAGAGGAAAATTAGTTGTTTTGGGCGGTGATTTTCGACAAACATTACCGATTGTTTCTAAAGGTAGGAGAGAAGCAACAGTATCAGCTACAATAATGTTTCGAAACAAGATGGAATGTAAAG ATGTAATTGGTTTAGTTGTATCTGTTGGTTCACACTATCAAACATCTatcaatgataaaactaagtgTGACATACTTTTACTTGACAAAAG GTTTGAGAATGATAAATATGCTCAGAAATTAGTGCATGGTTGCGGTCATGCAATTTTACAATGTCCCAAGCATTGTTGA